A window of Daphnia pulicaria isolate SC F1-1A chromosome 10, SC_F0-13Bv2, whole genome shotgun sequence contains these coding sequences:
- the LOC124314834 gene encoding uncharacterized protein LOC124314834: MNFIILVPVLISVAMAAPVSPNLPVTTLKMTGSSEYMYSPFYFLTAKLKLLPKEIIMCIIKPTICDHSTPTGYVTPASEAKVPYIESPVGHSPHVDFFDTDLVASRLHNDVNEISPLEVVNKQNSIPDELTSQTSSARANSENIAAQRANFEIPVTEKVQREKVKVQFNVPQNRVQ, encoded by the exons ATGAATTTCATC ATTCTTGTCCCTGTCCTTATTTCTGTCGCGATGGCCGCCCCCGTCAGTCCGAATTTGCCAGTAACTACGCTAAAGATGACCGGATCAAGCGAATACATGTACAGTCCGTTTTACTTTTTAACCGCCAAATTGAAGCTGCTGCCAAAAGAAATCATTATGTGCATCATCAAGCCTACAATTTGCGATCATTCGACTCCAACTGGCTATGTCACCCCTGCCTCTGAGGCCAAAGTTCCTTACATCGAGTCCCCCGTCGGCCATTCGCCACATGTTGACTTCTTTGACACGGATCTCGTTGCTTCCAGACTGCACAATGATGTCAACGAAATATCGCCTTTAGAAGTGGTTAATAAACAGAACTCGATTCCCGACGAGTTGACTTCACAGACTAGTTCGGCCAGAGCTAATTCGGAGAATATCGCAGCTCAGCGCGCCAACTTTGAAATTCCAGTCACCGAGAAAGTTCAGCGAGAAAAAGTCAAAGTCCAGTTCAACGTGCCCCAAAACAGAGTTCAATAA